Genomic DNA from Bacteroides zhangwenhongii:
TCCCTGCTTGCCAATGTTGCCGATGTGAAATCATTGGTGATCCACCCGGCAAGCACTACCCATTCACAGCTCAATGCACAGGAACTCGCCGAACAGGAGATTTATCCGGGCACCGTACGTTTATCAATTGGAACGGAACATATTGATGACCTGATTGAGGATTTGGATCAGGCGCTTGCCAAAATCTAACATTCAATCATTGAACTTTCCATGACTACAAGATGTTATACCAATATAACATTAAAACATTGCAGTTATGGAAAAATATTTAATACACAGTAACGAACTGCATCTGATAGACGCAGAGAAAATCCATCAAGCCGTAGAAAAGCTGGTGGAGTCACTCGATTTAGCCGCCGGATCTACTACAAACTTTAATCTCTATCAGGTCGTAGAAAATTATTTCAAGGATCTTGAAAAAAGAAGGAAAATCAATCACGTACTGGGGATTAAAGAAGACAGATACGAGCTAGCCGAAGATTTCGGTATTAAATAAAAGTAAATTCATTCAATCACACCAGACTATTGTTCTAAATAAAACGAGAGAGTTCCACAAAAGTGAGACTCTCTCGTTTTCTATTATATACGGTATGATAATCAGCCTTGATGCACTGTAAGCTGCGGGAACGGGAAATTGATACCCTTTTCATTGAAGGTTTCGTAAATAGCCTTGTTGATGTCGAAATAAACTCCCCAATAATCCGAGCTGTTCACCCAAACACGCGCTACTACATTCACACTGCTTGCGTCCAATGCATGAAGAGCTACAAATGGGGCGGGTTCATTCAGGATACGCTTATCGGCAGCAAGAATCTCATAAACGACTTCCTGTACCTTGTCATAATCTTCTCCATAATCGATTCCTACAATCCACTCTACACGACGAGTCACCTGATTACTATAATTGGTAACCACACCGCTACTCATCGCTCCGTTCGGTACATAAATCACTTTGTTATCCGCAGTAGTCAGAATAGTGTGGAAAATCTGTATTTCTTTTACTGTGCCCGAAACGCCCTGACTTTCAATCCAATCGCCTACTTTATAAGGTTTGAACAGCAACACGATCAGTCCTCCGGCAAAGTTCTGCAAGTTACCGGATAACGCCATACCGACAGCCACACCGGCAGATGCCAGCAAAGCCGCAAACGAAGTTGTTTCTACTCCCAAAGCACCGACAACCGAAATAATCAACAGAATAGTCAATAGGATATTCACCAAACTCCGGACGAAAGTTTTGATACTTATATCAACCTTTCTCTTATCCATCAAACGCCCTACAAATTTATTGAGCATCGAAATAAGGAAACGCCCTACGATAAAGACAATGACCGCTATCAGGATACGTTCTCCGGCACGAATACCAAAATCAATCAGTTGTTGGGTTATCAATGAAAGCTTGTCCAAACCTTCAGCGTTGGCAATCGCCTCTTTCATCAGCTCATCTGCGGCCACTTGCACGGAATCCGCAGCTTGTGTTGCTTGAAATAATAGTAACATAATCTAAATGTATTAAATGAATAAATGGTTGTTTGTCCTTTTCAACGAATTGCAAAGTTATATTGTTTTTAGCAAATCTAAAAGTTTTTTTTGCTTTCCTCCTGTAAATGCTGTATTTTTGCATCCGATTCACTGGTAGGGGTGCCTTAACATGACGGGCTGAGAACATACCCATAGAATCTGAACCGGGTAATGCCGGCGTAGAGAACTAACAAATAAGCAAGATGAAAAGAATTGTTATGATGGCCATCGCCTTATCGGGCGCAGGCTTTGCTGTCCATGCACAGACGAGTGCTAAAGCGGACAGTCTGAAAGTTGTAAACCTGCAAGAAGTGCAGGTAGTATCCACGCGTGCTACGGCGAAAACTCCGGTAGCATTCACCAATGTAAGAAAAGAACAGATCAGTA
This window encodes:
- a CDS encoding mechanosensitive ion channel family protein encodes the protein MLLLFQATQAADSVQVAADELMKEAIANAEGLDKLSLITQQLIDFGIRAGERILIAVIVFIVGRFLISMLNKFVGRLMDKRKVDISIKTFVRSLVNILLTILLIISVVGALGVETTSFAALLASAGVAVGMALSGNLQNFAGGLIVLLFKPYKVGDWIESQGVSGTVKEIQIFHTILTTADNKVIYVPNGAMSSGVVTNYSNQVTRRVEWIVGIDYGEDYDKVQEVVYEILAADKRILNEPAPFVALHALDASSVNVVARVWVNSSDYWGVYFDINKAIYETFNEKGINFPFPQLTVHQG